TTTTCTTTTTTTTTCGCTTCCCGCGCCGCCTCTCCCGCAGCCGAAGACACTGCGGTAAAATAAAGCGATTGATTAAGCGGGTCGACCGTATTCATGCAAACGCCGCCTTTGTGCGAATGGCTTTCGCTTCGAGGTAGCGTTCCGACGACGCAAGGTACTTCGCTTCGTCTTTGATGGAAATACAATGACCGTGAAAAATCACCTTTTCTTCGATCAGTACTTTTTGTGAAATGATATCGCCGATGACGGCGGCCGAGGAAAGCAGCGTTACGCTTTCTTTTGCAATGATATCGCCGAGTACGATGCCGCCGACAATCGCGGACTTCGCGGTAAGATTGCCGCACAGCCGAGCACGCTCGCCGATCTGCACGTTACCGTCGGTATAAAGATCGCCGCGCACGTCGCCGTCCAAACGGACTGAACCGTTTATCCGCAGATCGCCTGAAACAGCCGAACCTTCACCGATAACCGTGTTGATCGAAAAGTCGTCGGAGCGCAGCGCCATAAATCAGTTCGAAAGCTTTACGTTGATATATTTTGCGGGATCCACGACATCCGAACCGATGTGCACTTCGTAATGCAGATGCGGTCCCGTCGTAACGCCCGTGTTGCCGACATAACCGATGACATCGCGCTGAGAAATAAACTGTCCCTTCGTCACGCGAGATGACATGAGGTGCGCGTAGCGCGTGTAGATGCCGTGCTTATGTTTAATAATAATATAGTTGCCGTAGCTCGCATCGTAACCTACCGTAACGACTTGTCCGCTCGCCGTCGCGATGACCGGATCACCCGAACGATAGGTCGAAAAATCGATACCCTTATGAATGTACCACTGCCCCGAAATCGGATGCACGTTCGGACCGAATGCCATGGAAATATGCGCGTTGACGTTTTTCAGCGGCCAGATACTCGGAATCTCCGTAAAAAGCGTATTTTGATTTTCGAGCATTTTACCGATTTGCTCGACAGGCTGTACCGCATTTTCAAGGTAGGATGCAAGCTGCTTGACATCTTCCGTTTCGCGCATGGAACCCGCTGCCGTTTCCTGCGTGCCGAAAAGCGAAGAAAGGTCGCTGTTCGAAACCGACGCACGCGCAATGTTCGAACTGTCGGTAATGCCGAGCAGCGCAAGCGACTGCGACAAGGACGTTTGGAAACGTTTTGCCGCCTGCATGAGATTCATATTTTCGTCGCGCAATTCGTCGAGACTCGCCTGCGTCAAACGGTTTTGCGATGACAGGCGCGATATCTCTGCGCGTGAACCGATCGCCTTTCGGTCAAAGTAAAAAAATGATGCGACAATACCGAAGACAAGCACGACGCCGAGACCGAGCGCGAAAACGTTCGTTTGAAAATTAACAACTTTACTCTGCGAATGCGGAACGATCATTATCGTCAGCTTGCCGTCGAGTACCTTAAATATGCGGAGTACCGCATCTTTTATGAAAGTCAAAAAAGAAAAAAACGCGCTGCTCGTTTTTGAAGCAACCTTTTTTTCCAGCTTTTTATATTTTTGCGTCCGAGCCACAATCTCGCTCCTGTTCCACCCGAAAATAAGCCTGCTAATATACAGGCTCCAACGCTCTATTTTAGCACATTTGACGCCTTTGTGTCAAATAGTTAAAATCTCCATTTTTAAGCAAGTACATTAGCGGCATCCCTGCCGCCTTGAAAAAGTCTGGAGGCGAAAAACGCTTGACACGTTTTTCTTTCATAGATCCTCCGCGGGGAACTTCGCTTCATGTACTGCACGGCACGGATGCCGTGTCGTATCTTGGCAAAACGGCTGCGTATTTTTGCGAAGCAAAAATACGGTAGTGAGCGGTACACGGATGTACCGCGAACGACAGCTGCTCGGAATCATTCTTGAAGTCGAGAGTTGAAAAACGGCAGAGCCGTTTTTCTTTTATAGGAGACGCTCGCAAATCCTGCGCGGGGAACTTCGCGCTCCGCGCTCGTTGCAAGTCGCGCACTGCTCGGATTTGCTCGCTCTTCCTCGGCGCGTACTTCGGTAGTCGGTTCTTTACAAATTTACAGTTGAATTTGATATGCGATAGAATAAGGGACAAGCTTCCGCGTTTTTGGAGATGATCGGACTTGAACCGACCCCTTCGTTCAGGCGCTTCCTGCGCCTTCCTCAGGGCGCCTCCGTACGCTGTCGGCGGCATCCTTGCCGCCTTTCCCTCGCACCTGCTCGGCGCGTACTTCGGTAGTCGGTTCTTTGCAAATCGACAGCTGCACGTAATATACCGCATATAACGGTCAGCCTTTATTTTTTTGGAGATGATCGGACTTGAACCGACTACCTCTTGCATGCCATGCAAGCGCTCTAGCCAGGTGAGCTACACCCCCGTGTTTGTTTACTATAACAAAATTTCGGCTGCACTGTCAAGGATACGGCGCACTCTAAACAGGGCTTACGCATGAGAATCTATATTCCTCAAAAAATAACCATTACCGTAAAAAATCGGCTGCACTCCCGGCAGCAGCCCTGCCGTTCGCCGCGGCAGACCGTGATTGGAATCGGACTGCGCGAACTTTTTTACCAAAAAGTTCGCTTGCCATCGGTCTGAGCGGCTCGGCGGCATTGCCGCTGCCTCGCGTTCCGCTTTTTTTATTTTATATTATGTCTCTTTTCTGTGTATACATTTTTCATGCGTAATCCCTGGCACTCTAAATACAGCTGAGCCTAATCATGTTTAACGCGGCAAATGAACGGCGAGTTTCAAAAAGAAATAAAAATATGCTCAAGGCGAGGTTCCGGCCGCGTGCCGTTTCGAGCGTTAGGCTTGCGGAAGCCTGACCTAAAAAGCTCGACCATGGCATACACGGCGAGTTTGCAAAGCAAACTCGGTAGTGAGTGCAACGAACGAAGTTCTCGCCGAAAGCATGGCTTTATCAGCTGATACTTTCGAAACTCGACATTCAACCGTATTATTTATTCAGCCGTTTTTCCAAATCGTCGAGACATTCGCTCAGCTCTTTCGGCAAATGCTTTCCGAATTTGGGATAGTGGTTTTCGCGGATGTCTTTGATTTCCTTTTTCCAGCCGTCAACATCGACAGACGTAAGCGCGGACATATTTTTCTTGTACTCGTCGCTCAATCCCGTCGTATCGATTGCGCCTTCTTTCGGCATGTAGCCGATCGCGGTATCGATGTAGTTGTCTTTGCCGTCACAGCGGTCGAATACCCATGCGAGGACGCGGCTGTTTTCGCCGTAGCCCGGCCACATAAAGTTGCCGTCGGCGTCTTTGCGGAACCAGTTTACGTAGAAAATCTTCGGCAGTTTATCTTCGGTCGATTTGTGACCGATGTCGATCCAGTGCGCGAAATAGTCGCCCATATTGTATCCGCAGAACGGAAGCATCGCAAAAGGATCGCGGCGCACTTGTCCGACCTGATCGGAGATGACGGCGGCCGTCACTTCCGAACCGACGATCGAACCGAGGAAAACGCCGTGGTTCCAATTTCTCGCCTGATGCACGAGAGGAATCGTTGAAGGTCTGCGTCCGCCGAACAGGAACGCGCTGATGGGTACGCCGTTCGGATCTTCCCAATTCGACGCGATGCACGGACACTGGTGTGCGGGCGCGGTAAAGCGCGCGTTCGGGTGCGCGATGCATTGTTCTTTGTCTTTCGGCGTTTTGTCGTTTTCCGGACACGGGCGTTTGTTTCCGTGCCAGTCGACGATCTCTTTGCCTTCCGGTTTGTAGCCGATGCCTTCCCACCAAACGTCTCCATCTTCGGTCAGGCCGCAGTTCGTAAAGATCGTATTCTTCGACGCAGCACGCATCGCATTGTAGTTTGATTCGTCCGACGTTCCCGGCGCGACACCGAAGAATCCGTTTTCGGGATTGATCGCGTACAAGCGGCCGTCTTTGCCGAATTTCATCCACGCGATATCGTCTCCGACCGTTTCGACTTTCCAGCCGGGCAGTGTCGGGCGCAGCATCGCGAGATTCGTTTTGCCGCAAGCGGACGGGAACGCGCCGGTGATGTATTTTACTTCGCCTTTCGGGTTCGTCAATTTCAAGATGAGCATGTGCTCGGCAAGCCAGCCTTCATCGCGCGCAAGCACCGTCGCGATGCGAAGCGCAAAGCATTTTTTGCCGAGCAAAGCGTTTCCGCCGTAACCCGAACCGTACGACCAAATCGTGCGTTCTTCGGGGAACTGCGAAATGTATTTGTGCTCCATGTCGGCGCAGGGCCAAATGCCGTTATCCTTTTCGCCGTTGTTGAGCGGCTTTCCGACCGAATGCATACACGGAATCCATGCACCGTCCGATCCGATATTGTCAAGGACTTTCGTACCGACTCTCGTCATAATGTCCATATTGCACACGACGTATGCGCTGTCGGTGATTTCGATACCGTTTTTACCGATCGCCGAACCGACCGGCCCCATGCTGAACGGAATGACGTACATGGTGCGGCCGTGCATACAGCCTTTGTACAGCGCTTTCATCGTCTTTTTGAGTTCTTCGGGATCTATCCAGTGATTCGTCGGACCCGCATCTTCTTCTTTTTTCGACGCGATAAAGGTACGCGCTTCGACGCGCGCGACATCCGACGGAAGCGAGCGGAAAAGATAGCTGTGCGGCTTTTTTTTGAGTTCCGTCGCGAGCCCCGCATCGACGAGCTCTTTCATAAGCCTGTCGTACTCTTCTTTCGAACCGTCGCAGATATAGACGCTGTCCGGTTCGCACCATTTAACCCATTCTTCAACCCACGCTTTGATTTTAGCGTTTTTCAAATCTTTTATTTCCATAAAGAACTCCTATAAATATAAAATACTTACGAAAAATTCAACGGTGATGATTCCTTACCGACTTTATAAGAAATATAGCGCATTTACCGGATTTTGACAATGCTGCGATTCATACCGTACAGCCCAAGCCGGCCGGAAACCGTATTCTTTAAAAACAAATCGGCTGCAGCCTTACCTTTCGCGCTCGCTGCGCGCCGGCAAAAAAGTCCCGATTTTTACCGATGCAGATTTCCTTTTGCAAAGGTACGCGCATCGACGGGACGGCTGAAAAGGTAGCCTTGAAATTTATCGGGGGCGAACGGAAGCAGTTTTTCCACGCTGTCGTATGATTCGATGCCTTCCATACATACCGTCATACCGAGCGCATGCGCCATATCGACGATAAATTCGATTATCTTCAAATCTTTCATATCGCCCGAGAGCGCTTTTTGGATAAACGTATAATCGAGTTTAAGCGTATTCGCGTGAATATCCTGCAGATAGCGGAGATTGGAAAAGCCCGTGCCGAAATCGTCGATATCGATTTTGACGCCGAGCGCCGACAGCTCGGGAAGCATCGATTGAATTTCTTCATCGTCGATATTTCCGCTTTCGGTTATTTCAAGCACGATGTTTTTCGGATTGACTCTGGTACGCTCGAGGGCAATCTGCACTTCGCTCACAAGATTCGACTGCAAAATCTGCACGAATGAAATATTGACACTCACGTAGAGATCGGGAAAGAGCGTGTTCCAAGCGGCGCACTGCGCAAACGCTTTCATGAGTATCCATCGCCCGACCGGAACAATCAGTCCGCTCCGTTCAAGTATGGGGATGATTTCACCTGCGCCGACCGTGCCGAAACGATCGTTTTTCCATCTTAAAAGAGATTCCGCACCGACGACGATTTTCGACAAAGAGCCGCTTGCGTTTTTTTGCACTTTTTTCGCGTTTACGATCGGCTGAAATAAAAGCGAAAATCCTTCAAATTTGTTTTTTATGGAATCGCGTATGGCGCTTTCGATTTCAAGCGCACGAAGATAAAGCGCATATTCGCGGGCGTTGAACAGACACAAGGTATCTTTTCGGTTATTTTTCGCCGTCTCTACGGTAAACATGAGTTTTGCAAGCATTTCCGTAAGCGAACTCGTATCGTTGATAAACGCGATACCGCCCGCGGAAACGGTAAACATACGTTTATAGCCCGATTCGTATTCGGCTTCACGTATGCTCTGCTTTATGCCGCTGTAGCTGCGCCGTATTTCGTCCGCGTTCCCGCCCGTAAAATTCATCAGTAAAAACTTTCTGTCCGAAAGCAGGTAGATTTTTGTGCCGTTTACGCATTGCTTTTTACACGCCTGCGCAAGGATGCTCAAAATCTCATTGCCCGCTTCAAAACCCGCATGTTCGTTTATCGAAATAAAATTATCGACTTCGATCTGCATGGCAAAACCGCTCAGCGAACCTTCGTTCATGCGTGCCGTATCGAAATCGAACTGTGCGTCGCGTTCGGAGGCAAGGCTGTCGTCTTCAAAAAACGCATGCTTTTCCGCAGGATTGATCGAGCCGGCGACTATTTCTCCCCACGCCTCGGACATGCGCCGCATTCTGACTTCGGCGGGAACATATTCGCCGTATCTGTTGCGGATATGGTACGACGAGCGGATGCTCTCTTTTTTATTTGATATAATCGATTCGATATCGACGGCACAGCGAACGCGTTCGTCTTCATGTATGAACATAATGATTTTGCCTATCGCGCCGGAAAACCGCGCGCCGGGCAAATCGTAGTGAGCCAAAGTACGCTCGGAGATAAAAAACAGATCGGAAGATATATCGTATACGAAAGCGAACGAATCGGTACAGACTTCAAGAAGCGATATGATATTTTTTACGATATTTAAATCAATTTCGTGCGGCAAATTCTTTGTCCTGCTGTACTGTTATAGTATACAATACCTTATACAATATTGCAAGATTTTTGAATTTGCTGCAGAGGGGCTGTCTCAAAAGTCGGTTACTTTCTCGACAGCCTGTCGAGTTTAAAATTAAGTCTTTATATTATAATGACTTAATTTTAAACGTCGCACATAAAATCAAGGAAGCTGTCCAAAAACTGAAGTTTTTGGACAGCCCCGGACTTTTATTTTGCTCCGGTTTTTAAGCGTTCGACGGGAATGCGCTCGGGATATTTCCCTTCGGTAAGAATTTCGGTTAAATACTTATTGTCCAAAATCATATCGTCGCGGATAAGCTGCCAGTTACATTTTTTACGGAAAATGATTTTGAACAGCAAAAAGTTCATAATAGGCCCGATGACGGGCGTCGTTATGCCGAAGGATTCCGTGTGCGAAAAGCGGCAGCCGTCTTTTGTCCGCGTTCCTTCAAAGGTGATAAAAGCGGTTCCCTTGTCGCTTTTAAATACGAAGCGAAAATGATTATCGTCGCGTTCGCTCGTTACGATGGTACCGGTTACGTCGTAGTCGAGTCCCATAACGATTTCATAAAAGCGGACTTTACTGCCCGCATGTA
This Treponema socranskii subsp. buccale DNA region includes the following protein-coding sequences:
- a CDS encoding bactofilin family protein; translated protein: MALRSDDFSINTVIGEGSAVSGDLRINGSVRLDGDVRGDLYTDGNVQIGERARLCGNLTAKSAIVGGIVLGDIIAKESVTLLSSAAVIGDIISQKVLIEEKVIFHGHCISIKDEAKYLASSERYLEAKAIRTKAAFA
- a CDS encoding M23 family metallopeptidase encodes the protein MARTQKYKKLEKKVASKTSSAFFSFLTFIKDAVLRIFKVLDGKLTIMIVPHSQSKVVNFQTNVFALGLGVVLVFGIVASFFYFDRKAIGSRAEISRLSSQNRLTQASLDELRDENMNLMQAAKRFQTSLSQSLALLGITDSSNIARASVSNSDLSSLFGTQETAAGSMRETEDVKQLASYLENAVQPVEQIGKMLENQNTLFTEIPSIWPLKNVNAHISMAFGPNVHPISGQWYIHKGIDFSTYRSGDPVIATASGQVVTVGYDASYGNYIIIKHKHGIYTRYAHLMSSRVTKGQFISQRDVIGYVGNTGVTTGPHLHYEVHIGSDVVDPAKYINVKLSN
- a CDS encoding phosphoenolpyruvate carboxykinase (GTP) — its product is MEIKDLKNAKIKAWVEEWVKWCEPDSVYICDGSKEEYDRLMKELVDAGLATELKKKPHSYLFRSLPSDVARVEARTFIASKKEEDAGPTNHWIDPEELKKTMKALYKGCMHGRTMYVIPFSMGPVGSAIGKNGIEITDSAYVVCNMDIMTRVGTKVLDNIGSDGAWIPCMHSVGKPLNNGEKDNGIWPCADMEHKYISQFPEERTIWSYGSGYGGNALLGKKCFALRIATVLARDEGWLAEHMLILKLTNPKGEVKYITGAFPSACGKTNLAMLRPTLPGWKVETVGDDIAWMKFGKDGRLYAINPENGFFGVAPGTSDESNYNAMRAASKNTIFTNCGLTEDGDVWWEGIGYKPEGKEIVDWHGNKRPCPENDKTPKDKEQCIAHPNARFTAPAHQCPCIASNWEDPNGVPISAFLFGGRRPSTIPLVHQARNWNHGVFLGSIVGSEVTAAVISDQVGQVRRDPFAMLPFCGYNMGDYFAHWIDIGHKSTEDKLPKIFYVNWFRKDADGNFMWPGYGENSRVLAWVFDRCDGKDNYIDTAIGYMPKEGAIDTTGLSDEYKKNMSALTSVDVDGWKKEIKDIRENHYPKFGKHLPKELSECLDDLEKRLNK
- a CDS encoding EAL domain-containing protein; this encodes MPHEIDLNIVKNIISLLEVCTDSFAFVYDISSDLFFISERTLAHYDLPGARFSGAIGKIIMFIHEDERVRCAVDIESIISNKKESIRSSYHIRNRYGEYVPAEVRMRRMSEAWGEIVAGSINPAEKHAFFEDDSLASERDAQFDFDTARMNEGSLSGFAMQIEVDNFISINEHAGFEAGNEILSILAQACKKQCVNGTKIYLLSDRKFLLMNFTGGNADEIRRSYSGIKQSIREAEYESGYKRMFTVSAGGIAFINDTSSLTEMLAKLMFTVETAKNNRKDTLCLFNAREYALYLRALEIESAIRDSIKNKFEGFSLLFQPIVNAKKVQKNASGSLSKIVVGAESLLRWKNDRFGTVGAGEIIPILERSGLIVPVGRWILMKAFAQCAAWNTLFPDLYVSVNISFVQILQSNLVSEVQIALERTRVNPKNIVLEITESGNIDDEEIQSMLPELSALGVKIDIDDFGTGFSNLRYLQDIHANTLKLDYTFIQKALSGDMKDLKIIEFIVDMAHALGMTVCMEGIESYDSVEKLLPFAPDKFQGYLFSRPVDARTFAKGNLHR
- a CDS encoding SRPBCC family protein, encoding MITLHEQVDIPAPFEKLCAWADNFEEEFVKWSPYHLECELYDGNVHAGSKVRFYEIVMGLDYDVTGTIVTSERDDNHFRFVFKSDKGTAFITFEGTRTKDGCRFSHTESFGITTPVIGPIMNFLLFKIIFRKKCNWQLIRDDMILDNKYLTEILTEGKYPERIPVERLKTGAK